A stretch of the Tachysurus fulvidraco isolate hzauxx_2018 chromosome 18, HZAU_PFXX_2.0, whole genome shotgun sequence genome encodes the following:
- the si:dkeyp-9d4.3 gene encoding caskin-1 isoform X1 — protein MGKDQELLQAVKTEDLLTVQRLLQRPRQGKSKLLGSAKRINVNFQDTDGFSALHHAALNGNVELIALLLESQAVVDIKDQKGMRPLHYAAWQGKCEPMKMLLKAGSSVNSQSDEGQIPLHLSSQHGHYDGSEMLLQHQSNPCIRDHAGKTPLDLACEFGRVSVVQLLLNSNMCATMLEPKPSDPNGISPLHLAAKNGHIDIIKLLIQAGIDINRQTKSGTALHEAALCGKTDAVRLLLDSGISASVRNTYCQTALDIVNQFTTTQASREIKQMLRDASAAMQVRALKDYCNNYDLTSLNIKAGDIITVLEQHSDGRWKGCIHDNRTGNDRVGYFPSNMVEVIKRAGPSTQQYLKIHIRPPAIGSVAMVNGDSHILSLPLTSLPPPPSLISSHQPLFTSFGYNTPTCSSFVFEPPSSRSEGPKREKGSRGSVSSPHGSPTLSVQQSSSSEDIWVLRKPLAGAGSTGSLTGGRSSVSGTVENANAHLASSPVPVPTTPTHSPGINTHGVNVPGLHAQAEGVKLLATVLSQSAKAKEHLLEQDPSAASSQLTQSVTGGPRPEKKKTFVDPLLQRKDSAATESKSSEAVAEWLTSAQLQFYTTNFLTAGYDLQTISRMTPEDLTAIGVTKPGHRKKMLSQITKLSIPEWIPKEKPTNLADWLSLIGLSQYYQTLVQNGYDNMDFVSDITLEDLQEIGITKLGHQKKLMLAVNCLGDPPKEEDTRIKGMQSDEKTTLKHQAAAESTPAPRTRRGVEAHGSPRLTSQGRGIQRADALPPLKKPALCNSPAHTPPHTPTKVKSSSSRSNSQACPVPLLCLPHESTAEEDEDGTPPLPRRKDPPFPDNYTASSLDVGGVNRSQSFATTRPRRKTRPPTPPKRSCSSISTGNLLTEGGVNQGEPCDSFLSVTYRERRRSDCGPASESGVLGGSVRDIAAMLEMSTLGGRIKSGSRNYLQESPDILRRNRDTLSSEEEIQSRRRTISGPLTDYENPIAQQDGIRQVTKSLPTTDETEEKLPARPTPEPRPRSMLTQEEWSRVDATATLRRPRTPHDLGSERFQLTETSTVRRRPKLIAPSQSGDLAANAPDAAIHVRPASEVENVYRESEMSDDFRRVLKPPVSPKPALGLRKLEPPTPSRRVPLTGPENQHSTVEVKKVPPPVSPKPSPPPTLPKPIKIKPLPTHTVTPPNELNTHPLPPTVPSEQEDHAILSPSTPTPKPAESHTLSPQLLTSPAQSPQTPQTPSTPGSGSAPVKPPRSSAAGLSVDIPCPFEAEPQKVEKHSEDDEWKRQMKEVAVVKGQEMASTEVTRVTEGSGQVPMRRRKAGVARQMQIEGEIESTTEDSGVTAEEIPQGALHSEEERNQLRLDETSASLAAALEVVEERIMTEDNSTMENKSTVNILDDIGSMFDDLADQLDAMLD, from the exons AGCTCCTGGGATCTGCCAAGCGGATCAACGTGAACTTTCAGGACACAGATGG gttcTCGGCCCTTCACCATGCGGCTTTGAATGGTAACGTGGAGCTGATAGCTCTGCTGCTGGAGTCACAAGCTGTCGTTGATATCAAAGATCAGAAAG gGATGCGACCGCTGCACTATGCTGCCTGGCAGGGAAAATGTGAGCCAATGAAAATGCTGCTGAAGGCGGGATCATCAGTCAACAGCCAATCGGATGAAGGACAGATTCCGCTTCATCTCTCATCCCAACATGGCCATTACGATGGA AGTGAGATGCTGTTGCAGCACCAGTCCAACCCCTGCATCAGAGACCATGCTGGAAAAACACCCCTGGACCTGGCCTGTGAATTTGGGCGTGTCTCG gtggTGCAGCTCCTCCTGAACAGCAACATGTGTGCCACTATGTTGGAGCCGAAGCCGTCGGATCCCAACGGCATCAGCCCTCTTCACCTGGCTGCCAAAAACGGACACATCGACATCATCAA gttGCTAATCCAAGCTGGCATAGACATAAACCGGCAGACAAAATCTGGCACAGCACTGCACGAGGCTGCGCTCTGCGGGAAAACCGATGCCGTTCGTCTCCTTCTAGAC AGTGGCATTAGTGCGAGTGTGAGGAACACGTACTGCCAGACAGCACTGGACATCGTAAACCAGTTCACCACGACACAAGCAAGCCGAGAGATTAAACAGATGCTGAGAG aTGCCTCTGCAGCCATGCAGGTGAGAGCGCTTAAAGACTACTGCAACAACTATGACCTGACGAGCCTGAACATCAAAGCAGGCGACATCATCACG GTCCTGGAACAGCACTCTGATGGGCGCTGGAAAGGCTGTATCCATGACAACCGCACAGGAAATGACCGTGTTGGCTACTTCCCCTCCAACATGGTGGAGGTCATCAAGAGGGCAG GACCCTCTACTCAGCAGTATCTTAAGATACACATCCGTCCGCCAGCAATTGGCTCAGTTGCCATGGTGAACGGTGACTcccacattctctctcttcccctgaCCTCTCTgccccctcctccctccctgaTCTCTTCCCATCAGCCCCTGTTCACCTCATTCGGGTATAACACACCCACCTGCAGCTCATTTGTGTTCGAACCACCCTCCTCCCGCTCAGAGGGGCCGAAAAGAGAGAaag gttCCCGTGGTTCTGTGTCCAGTCCCCATGGCTCCCCAACATTAAGTGTGCAGCAAAGCAGTTCCAGTGAAGATATCTGGGTCCTGAGGAAGCCTTTAGCAG GTGCTGGCAGCACAGGGAGTCTGACCGGTGGCCGCTCTTCAGTCAGTGGTACGGTGGAAAATGCCAATGCTCATCTCGCAAGCTCCCCTGTGCCCGTCCCAACCACTCCAACACATTCCCCAGGGATCAACACACATGGCGTAAATGTGCCTGGGCTACACGCACAAGCCGAGGGGGTAAAG ttgCTGGCCACAGTATTGTCTCAGTCTGCCAAAGCGAAAGAACATCTTCTGGAGCAGGACCCCAGTGCAG CTTCTTCACAACTTACCCAGAGTGTAACTGGTGGTCCACgtccagaaaagaaaaaaacatttgttgatCCTTTACTACAGAGAAAAGATAGTGCTGCGACAGAAAGCAAG AGCTCGGAGGCCGTGGCTGAATGGCTTACTAGTGCTCAGCTACAGTTTTACACAACAAACTTTCTTACAGCCGGATACGACCTTCAGACCATCAGTAGGATGACGCCAGAG gATCTGACAGCAATCGGTGTGACAAAACCTGGACACAGGAAAAAGATGCTGTCTCAGATCACCAAACTGAGCATTCCTGAATGGATTCCTAAAGAGAAACCA ACGAACTTAGCAGACTGGTTGTCCCTGATTGGACTTAGTCAGTACTATCAGACTCTTGTCCAGAATGGCTACGACAACATGGACTTTGTCAGTGACATCACCCTTGAGGACTTGCAGGAGATTGGCATCACCAAGCTGG GACATCAGAAGAAGTTAATGTTGGCTGTTAACTGTCTGGGAGACCCTCCGAAAGAGGAGGACACTCGCATTAAGGGAATGCAGTCAGATGAAAAAACAACTTTGAAACACCAAGCTGCTGCAGAATCCACCCCTGCACCAAGAACACGAAGAGGAGTGGAAGCACATGGCTCTCCACGGCTCACCTCCCAGGGGCGTGGTATACAGCGAGCAGATGCTCTGCCTCCTCTAAAAAAGCCTGCTTTGTGCAACAGTCCagcccacacaccaccacatacACCCACTAAAGTCAAAAGTTCCTCCTCTCGCTCAAATTCTCAAGCATGCCCAGTCCCATTGCTCTGCCTTCCCCATGAAAGCACAGctgaggaagatgaagatggCACACCTCCTTTACCTAGACGGAAAGACCCACCCTTCCCTGACAACTATACAGCATCCTCCCTGGATGTTGGAGGGGTAAACCGTAGCCAGTCCTTCGCCACAACACGACCTCGCAGGAAGACACGCCCCCCTACACCACCAAAACGATCGTGCTCCTCCATCTCCACGGGGAACCTGCTGACTGAGGGTGGGGTTAACCAAGGCGAGCCTTGTGATTCGTTTCTCAGTGTGACATACAGAGAACGGCGCCGTAGCGACTGTGGACCTGCCTCTGAATCAGGGGTTTTAGGTGGAAGCGTTCGAGACATTGCTGCCATGCTAGAAATGTCCACATTAGGTGGCAGGATCAAAAGTGGTAGCAGGAATTACTTACAG GAAAGCCCAGACATTCTCAGACGAAACCGTGACACTCTGAGTTCAGAGGAAGAGATCCAGAGTCGACGTCGCACAATCAGCGGCCCCTTAACTGATTATGAGAATCCCATTGCACAGCAAGATGGCATCCGACAAGTTACTAAATCTCTACCTACTACCGATGAAAcagaggaaaaactccctgcgAGGCCGACTCCAGAGCCCCGCCCCCGCTCTATGCTGACACAAGAAGAATGGTCACGTGTAGATGCCACGGCGACCTTGAGGAGGCCCCGTACACCACACGACTTGGGCAGTGAGAGGTTCCAGCTCACCGAGACCAGCACTGTGAGACGACGGCCAAAGCTTATAGCGCCATCTCAGTCGGGTGATTTAGCTGCAAATGCACCAGATGCTGCTATTCATGTAAGACCTGCATCAGAGGTGGAAAATGTGTATCGGGAAAGTGAAATGAGTGACGATTTCAGGCGAGTGTTGAAGCCTCCAGTTTCCCCCAAACCAGCCCTGGGCCTCAGGAAGCTTGAGCCTCCCACTCCAAGCAGGAGAGTTCCACTTACAGGACCAGAGAACCAACACAGCACAG TGGAAGTCAAAAAGGTTCCACCACCTGTTTCTCCAAAGCCAAGTCCTCCTCCAACACTTCCAAAACCAATCAAAATAAAGCCCCTGCCAACTCACACAGTTACCCCACCCAATgagttaaacacacacccacttcCCCCGACTGTTCCCTCTGAGCAAGAGGATCATGCCATACTCAGTCCATCAACTCCGACACCAAAACCAGCAGAATCACATACTTTGTCCCCACAACTGTTGACATCTCCTGCTCAGAGCccacaaactccacaaactCCCTCTACCCCCGGGAGTGGATCTGCCCCAGTCAAACCTCCAAGATCTTCCGCAGCAGGGCTGTCAGTGGACATTCCCTGTCCTTTTGAGGCAGAGCCGCAAAAGGTGGAAAAACACAGTGAGGATGATGAGTGGAAAAGGCAGATGAAGGAAGTAGCAGTGGTTAAGGGGCAAGAGATGGCCTCTACTGAGGTCACAAGGGTCACAGAGGGGTCAGGGCAGGTGCCGATGAGGCGCAGAAAAGCCGGTGTGGCCAGACAGATGCAAATTGAGGGAGAAATTGAAAGCACTACCGAAGATAGTGGTGTAACTGCAGAGGAAATTCCACAGGGGGCACTTCATTcggaagaagaaagaaaccaGCTAAGGCTGGATGAGACCAGCGCTTCCTTAGCTGCGGCACTGGAGGTCGTAGAGGAAAGGATCATGACCGAAGACAA TTCGACAATGGAGAATAAAAGCACAGTCAACATTCTTGATGACATTGGAAGCATGTTCGATGACCTTGCTGACCAGTTGGATGCCatgttggattaa
- the si:dkeyp-9d4.3 gene encoding caskin-1 isoform X2: protein MGKDQELLQAVKTEDLLTVQRLLQRPRQGKSKLLGSAKRINVNFQDTDGFSALHHAALNGNVELIALLLESQAVVDIKDQKGMRPLHYAAWQGKCEPMKMLLKAGSSVNSQSDEGQIPLHLSSQHGHYDGSEMLLQHQSNPCIRDHAGKTPLDLACEFGRVSVVQLLLNSNMCATMLEPKPSDPNGISPLHLAAKNGHIDIIKLLIQAGIDINRQTKSGTALHEAALCGKTDAVRLLLDSGISASVRNTYCQTALDIVNQFTTTQASREIKQMLRDASAAMQVRALKDYCNNYDLTSLNIKAGDIITVLEQHSDGRWKGCIHDNRTGNDRVGYFPSNMVEVIKRAGSRGSVSSPHGSPTLSVQQSSSSEDIWVLRKPLAGAGSTGSLTGGRSSVSGTVENANAHLASSPVPVPTTPTHSPGINTHGVNVPGLHAQAEGVKLLATVLSQSAKAKEHLLEQDPSAASSQLTQSVTGGPRPEKKKTFVDPLLQRKDSAATESKSSEAVAEWLTSAQLQFYTTNFLTAGYDLQTISRMTPEDLTAIGVTKPGHRKKMLSQITKLSIPEWIPKEKPTNLADWLSLIGLSQYYQTLVQNGYDNMDFVSDITLEDLQEIGITKLGHQKKLMLAVNCLGDPPKEEDTRIKGMQSDEKTTLKHQAAAESTPAPRTRRGVEAHGSPRLTSQGRGIQRADALPPLKKPALCNSPAHTPPHTPTKVKSSSSRSNSQACPVPLLCLPHESTAEEDEDGTPPLPRRKDPPFPDNYTASSLDVGGVNRSQSFATTRPRRKTRPPTPPKRSCSSISTGNLLTEGGVNQGEPCDSFLSVTYRERRRSDCGPASESGVLGGSVRDIAAMLEMSTLGGRIKSGSRNYLQESPDILRRNRDTLSSEEEIQSRRRTISGPLTDYENPIAQQDGIRQVTKSLPTTDETEEKLPARPTPEPRPRSMLTQEEWSRVDATATLRRPRTPHDLGSERFQLTETSTVRRRPKLIAPSQSGDLAANAPDAAIHVRPASEVENVYRESEMSDDFRRVLKPPVSPKPALGLRKLEPPTPSRRVPLTGPENQHSTVEVKKVPPPVSPKPSPPPTLPKPIKIKPLPTHTVTPPNELNTHPLPPTVPSEQEDHAILSPSTPTPKPAESHTLSPQLLTSPAQSPQTPQTPSTPGSGSAPVKPPRSSAAGLSVDIPCPFEAEPQKVEKHSEDDEWKRQMKEVAVVKGQEMASTEVTRVTEGSGQVPMRRRKAGVARQMQIEGEIESTTEDSGVTAEEIPQGALHSEEERNQLRLDETSASLAAALEVVEERIMTEDNSTMENKSTVNILDDIGSMFDDLADQLDAMLD from the exons AGCTCCTGGGATCTGCCAAGCGGATCAACGTGAACTTTCAGGACACAGATGG gttcTCGGCCCTTCACCATGCGGCTTTGAATGGTAACGTGGAGCTGATAGCTCTGCTGCTGGAGTCACAAGCTGTCGTTGATATCAAAGATCAGAAAG gGATGCGACCGCTGCACTATGCTGCCTGGCAGGGAAAATGTGAGCCAATGAAAATGCTGCTGAAGGCGGGATCATCAGTCAACAGCCAATCGGATGAAGGACAGATTCCGCTTCATCTCTCATCCCAACATGGCCATTACGATGGA AGTGAGATGCTGTTGCAGCACCAGTCCAACCCCTGCATCAGAGACCATGCTGGAAAAACACCCCTGGACCTGGCCTGTGAATTTGGGCGTGTCTCG gtggTGCAGCTCCTCCTGAACAGCAACATGTGTGCCACTATGTTGGAGCCGAAGCCGTCGGATCCCAACGGCATCAGCCCTCTTCACCTGGCTGCCAAAAACGGACACATCGACATCATCAA gttGCTAATCCAAGCTGGCATAGACATAAACCGGCAGACAAAATCTGGCACAGCACTGCACGAGGCTGCGCTCTGCGGGAAAACCGATGCCGTTCGTCTCCTTCTAGAC AGTGGCATTAGTGCGAGTGTGAGGAACACGTACTGCCAGACAGCACTGGACATCGTAAACCAGTTCACCACGACACAAGCAAGCCGAGAGATTAAACAGATGCTGAGAG aTGCCTCTGCAGCCATGCAGGTGAGAGCGCTTAAAGACTACTGCAACAACTATGACCTGACGAGCCTGAACATCAAAGCAGGCGACATCATCACG GTCCTGGAACAGCACTCTGATGGGCGCTGGAAAGGCTGTATCCATGACAACCGCACAGGAAATGACCGTGTTGGCTACTTCCCCTCCAACATGGTGGAGGTCATCAAGAGGGCAG gttCCCGTGGTTCTGTGTCCAGTCCCCATGGCTCCCCAACATTAAGTGTGCAGCAAAGCAGTTCCAGTGAAGATATCTGGGTCCTGAGGAAGCCTTTAGCAG GTGCTGGCAGCACAGGGAGTCTGACCGGTGGCCGCTCTTCAGTCAGTGGTACGGTGGAAAATGCCAATGCTCATCTCGCAAGCTCCCCTGTGCCCGTCCCAACCACTCCAACACATTCCCCAGGGATCAACACACATGGCGTAAATGTGCCTGGGCTACACGCACAAGCCGAGGGGGTAAAG ttgCTGGCCACAGTATTGTCTCAGTCTGCCAAAGCGAAAGAACATCTTCTGGAGCAGGACCCCAGTGCAG CTTCTTCACAACTTACCCAGAGTGTAACTGGTGGTCCACgtccagaaaagaaaaaaacatttgttgatCCTTTACTACAGAGAAAAGATAGTGCTGCGACAGAAAGCAAG AGCTCGGAGGCCGTGGCTGAATGGCTTACTAGTGCTCAGCTACAGTTTTACACAACAAACTTTCTTACAGCCGGATACGACCTTCAGACCATCAGTAGGATGACGCCAGAG gATCTGACAGCAATCGGTGTGACAAAACCTGGACACAGGAAAAAGATGCTGTCTCAGATCACCAAACTGAGCATTCCTGAATGGATTCCTAAAGAGAAACCA ACGAACTTAGCAGACTGGTTGTCCCTGATTGGACTTAGTCAGTACTATCAGACTCTTGTCCAGAATGGCTACGACAACATGGACTTTGTCAGTGACATCACCCTTGAGGACTTGCAGGAGATTGGCATCACCAAGCTGG GACATCAGAAGAAGTTAATGTTGGCTGTTAACTGTCTGGGAGACCCTCCGAAAGAGGAGGACACTCGCATTAAGGGAATGCAGTCAGATGAAAAAACAACTTTGAAACACCAAGCTGCTGCAGAATCCACCCCTGCACCAAGAACACGAAGAGGAGTGGAAGCACATGGCTCTCCACGGCTCACCTCCCAGGGGCGTGGTATACAGCGAGCAGATGCTCTGCCTCCTCTAAAAAAGCCTGCTTTGTGCAACAGTCCagcccacacaccaccacatacACCCACTAAAGTCAAAAGTTCCTCCTCTCGCTCAAATTCTCAAGCATGCCCAGTCCCATTGCTCTGCCTTCCCCATGAAAGCACAGctgaggaagatgaagatggCACACCTCCTTTACCTAGACGGAAAGACCCACCCTTCCCTGACAACTATACAGCATCCTCCCTGGATGTTGGAGGGGTAAACCGTAGCCAGTCCTTCGCCACAACACGACCTCGCAGGAAGACACGCCCCCCTACACCACCAAAACGATCGTGCTCCTCCATCTCCACGGGGAACCTGCTGACTGAGGGTGGGGTTAACCAAGGCGAGCCTTGTGATTCGTTTCTCAGTGTGACATACAGAGAACGGCGCCGTAGCGACTGTGGACCTGCCTCTGAATCAGGGGTTTTAGGTGGAAGCGTTCGAGACATTGCTGCCATGCTAGAAATGTCCACATTAGGTGGCAGGATCAAAAGTGGTAGCAGGAATTACTTACAG GAAAGCCCAGACATTCTCAGACGAAACCGTGACACTCTGAGTTCAGAGGAAGAGATCCAGAGTCGACGTCGCACAATCAGCGGCCCCTTAACTGATTATGAGAATCCCATTGCACAGCAAGATGGCATCCGACAAGTTACTAAATCTCTACCTACTACCGATGAAAcagaggaaaaactccctgcgAGGCCGACTCCAGAGCCCCGCCCCCGCTCTATGCTGACACAAGAAGAATGGTCACGTGTAGATGCCACGGCGACCTTGAGGAGGCCCCGTACACCACACGACTTGGGCAGTGAGAGGTTCCAGCTCACCGAGACCAGCACTGTGAGACGACGGCCAAAGCTTATAGCGCCATCTCAGTCGGGTGATTTAGCTGCAAATGCACCAGATGCTGCTATTCATGTAAGACCTGCATCAGAGGTGGAAAATGTGTATCGGGAAAGTGAAATGAGTGACGATTTCAGGCGAGTGTTGAAGCCTCCAGTTTCCCCCAAACCAGCCCTGGGCCTCAGGAAGCTTGAGCCTCCCACTCCAAGCAGGAGAGTTCCACTTACAGGACCAGAGAACCAACACAGCACAG TGGAAGTCAAAAAGGTTCCACCACCTGTTTCTCCAAAGCCAAGTCCTCCTCCAACACTTCCAAAACCAATCAAAATAAAGCCCCTGCCAACTCACACAGTTACCCCACCCAATgagttaaacacacacccacttcCCCCGACTGTTCCCTCTGAGCAAGAGGATCATGCCATACTCAGTCCATCAACTCCGACACCAAAACCAGCAGAATCACATACTTTGTCCCCACAACTGTTGACATCTCCTGCTCAGAGCccacaaactccacaaactCCCTCTACCCCCGGGAGTGGATCTGCCCCAGTCAAACCTCCAAGATCTTCCGCAGCAGGGCTGTCAGTGGACATTCCCTGTCCTTTTGAGGCAGAGCCGCAAAAGGTGGAAAAACACAGTGAGGATGATGAGTGGAAAAGGCAGATGAAGGAAGTAGCAGTGGTTAAGGGGCAAGAGATGGCCTCTACTGAGGTCACAAGGGTCACAGAGGGGTCAGGGCAGGTGCCGATGAGGCGCAGAAAAGCCGGTGTGGCCAGACAGATGCAAATTGAGGGAGAAATTGAAAGCACTACCGAAGATAGTGGTGTAACTGCAGAGGAAATTCCACAGGGGGCACTTCATTcggaagaagaaagaaaccaGCTAAGGCTGGATGAGACCAGCGCTTCCTTAGCTGCGGCACTGGAGGTCGTAGAGGAAAGGATCATGACCGAAGACAA TTCGACAATGGAGAATAAAAGCACAGTCAACATTCTTGATGACATTGGAAGCATGTTCGATGACCTTGCTGACCAGTTGGATGCCatgttggattaa
- the LOC125139475 gene encoding hydrocephalus-inducing protein homolog: protein MIRDLYNSLANKETIPTEFSSFILTGVYIPPQANVSDALQNLANQTSGLEQNNPDSLFIILGDFKRAKLTLELPKYRQHINCPTREKNTLDHCYTVHKDAYRSVPRAALGNTDLCLVHLIPTYRQKLKSTKPVVKTGKRWTSEAKQELQDCFDCIDWSIFEAGTDSLDELTDTVTSYISFCEDICVPTKTFCKYSNNKPWFTAKLKKLRQAKEVVDKTLYKQARNLLTKEIRIAKRRYSEKLKSRFSDNNPASVWRGLQDITNYKSRPPSPSLALFAYFDKPWRNIDWKQSRISNTPQEEERKNKKINPDYGTNEQRGAKEQLTNSGLNILGSVGPHTCSSILPGQISKASIAQKPTGLELDISTAIITGRETSSISVEEIFDIMPVYGVLQPGEMQQVTFSFVGHADISAQVLAVCVVEEGPTYEISLKGEASLITYTLDTTEIDFGPQLFDHVAEAEIILRNTGKVGIDFSFLLEDQHVSPKDTLPGQPLVIPSTGHIRAYEDMKASVYFLPGIPEVFKKVFQLQVAFFEPKSITIMGEGIFPRVCLDLPRDLNEEQYSSVLKQAKEAVESESQREDILSRPGTGFGETYEVDYIPTYDALLHMEVERLLVTENSIATEKSQRDSVQSEKLGSISSMWRKKLSRFILPEYILDFGHVIRGTVSTHIVKVTNSGPLPVSFRAEQRSLAGTGFSTELDRVKNLPYCETETFEVKFDPQGANLELGEMSTVLSIQVLGGPTFPVRLSAVVTLPSLTTSTNMLQFDSVQCGMCKVAIIQLHNPEPVPCKWSIKEEEQPKRKNDSA, encoded by the exons ATGATCCGGGACCTTTACaactctttagccaataaggagacaattccaacg GAGTTCTCCTCATTCATCCTGACCGGAGTTTACATCCCACCGCAGGCCAACGTGAGTGATGCACTGCAAAACCTGGCAAACCAAACATCTGGCTTGGAGCAAAATAATCCagattctctttttattattcttggaGACTTTAAGAGGGCAAAACTTACACTTGAACTtccaaaatacagacagcatataAACTGTCCCACAagggagaaaaatacactggatCATTGCTACACAGTTCATAAGGACGCATATCGCTCTGTACCCAGGGCAGCCTTGGGGAATACTGATCTCTGTTTGGTCCATCTTATTCCAACAtacaggcagaaactaaaaTCTACTAAGCCTGTAGTAAAAACAGGGAAGAGATGGACCAGTGAGGCAAAGCAGGAACTACAAGACTGTTTTGACTGCATTGATTGGAGTATCTTTGAGGCTGGAACTGACAGCCTGGatgaactgactgacactgtgacatcatacatcagtttttgtgaagacATTTGTGTGCCAACCAAAACCTTCTGCAAGTACAGcaataacaagccatggttcacagcCAAACTCAAAAAACTTCGACAAGCCAAGGAAGTGGTAGACAAAACTCTGTATAAGCAGGCCAGGAACCTACTGACGAAAGAGATCAGAATAGCCAAAAGAAGGTACTCTGAAaagctgaaaagcaggttttcagATAACAACCCTGCGTCAGTGTGGAGAGGCCTGCAAgacatcacaaactacaagagtCGCCCCCCATCTCCCTCCCTAGCCCTGTTTGCAT ACTTCGACAAACCTTGGAGAAACATCGACTGGAA GCAGAGTAGAATCTCTAACACTCCAcaagaagaagagaggaaaaataaGAAGATAAACCCAGATTATGGTACTAATGAGCAAAGAGGAGCAAAGGAGCAACTTACAAATTCTGGGCTGAACATTCTTGGATCAGTAGGGCCACATACATGCAGCTCTATTCTACCGGGACAGATCAGTAAAGCATCTATAGCACAGAAGCCGACAGGGTTAGAACTGGACATCAGCACAGCCATCATAACAGGCAGAGAGACATCAAGTATAAGTGTGGAAGag ATATTTGACATTATGCCAGTTTATGGAGTTCTGCAGCCTGGTGAGATGCAACAGGTTACATTCTCATTCGTTGGCCATGCTGACATCAGTGCTCAAGTCCTGGCTGTGTGCGTGGTGGAGGAAGGCCCAACATATGAGATTTCCCTCAAAGGGGAAGCTTCACTGATCACCTACACCTTGGATACAACTGAGATCGACTTTGGTCCTCAG ttatttgaCCATGTGGCTGAAGCAGAGATCATTTTGAGAAACACAGGAAAGGTGGGTATTGACTTCAGTTTTCTGCTGGAGGATCAGCATGTGTCCCCAAAAGACACCTTACCTGGACAACCCCTTGTTATTCCCAGCACG GGCCACATAAGGGCATATGAGGACATGAAAGCTTCTGTGTACTTTCTTCCTGGAATCCCAGAGGTTTTTAAGAaggtgttccaactacaggttGCCTTCTTTGAGCCAAAAAGCATTACAATTATGGGAGAGGGCATCTTTCCTAGAGTGTGCCTGGACCTACCTAGAGACCTAA ATGAAGAACAATATAGCTCAGTGCTGAAGCAGGCAAAGGAAGCAGTTGAAAGTGAATCTCAAAGAGAAGACATTCTAAGCAGACCTGGTACAGGGTTTGGTGAGACGTATGAAGTGGACTATATTCCTACA TATGATGCGCTGCTGCATATGGAGGTTGAGAGGCTCCTAGTCACGGAAAACTCTATAGCCACTGAGAAATCCCAAAGAGACTCTGTACAAAGTGAAAAGCTTGGATCTATTTCTAGCATGTGGCGCAAAAAGCTCAGCAG GTTTATTTTGCCTGAGTACATTCTGGACTTTGGTCATGTGATTCGCGGCACTGTGTCTACTCATATTGTAAAAGTGACAAACAGTGGGCCTCTTCCAGTGTCCTTCAGAGCTGAACAACGTTCTCTGGCAGGCACAG GATTTAGTACAGAGTTGGACAGGGTGAAGAATCTGCCCTACTGTGAGACAGAGACATTTGAGGTGAAGTTTGATCCACAAGGTGCAAATCTAGAGCTTGGTGAGATGAGCACTGTATTGTCTATACAG GTATTGGGGGGTCCTACATTTCCAGTCCGTCTATCTGCAGTGGTCACATTACCCTCCTTGACCACCTCTACTAACATGTTACAGTTTGATTCTGTTCAATGTGGCATGTGCAAAGTGGCTATAATTCAGTTGCACAACCCTGAGCCAGTGCCCTGCAAGTGGAGCATCAAAGAGGAGGAGCAGCCAAAGAGAAAG aatgattccgccTAA